In a genomic window of Magnolia sinica isolate HGM2019 chromosome 14, MsV1, whole genome shotgun sequence:
- the LOC131225599 gene encoding uncharacterized protein LOC131225599 — translation MEMDQIQHKYVDVRGLKLHVAEIGSGPVVVVFLHGFPEIWYSWRYQMIAVADVGFRVIAPDFRGYGLSEQPPEPEKASSNDLIDDLLALIDCFNIPKVFLIGKDFGAQTAHMFAVLHPERVSGVVALGVPFIVPGTFRLDPFPGGFYMRRWQEPGRAEADFGRFDVKTVVRNIYILFSGSELPVAGDDQEIMDLVDPSTPLPPWFTQDDLKAYASLYEKSGFRYPLQVPYRSLPLVEESSVTDPKVQVPTLLIMGGKDYILKFPGIEDYIKSGKMKDNVPDLEIIFLPEGTHFVQEQLPDQVNPHIVAFLNKQRPELI, via the exons ATGGAGATGGACCAGATTCAGCATAAGTATGTAGACGTAAGAGGACTCAAGCTTCATGTCGCAGAGATTGGATCAG GTCCAGTCGTGGTGGTTTTCTTGCATGGATTTCCAGAGATCTGGTATTCCTGGAGATACCAGATGATTGCTGTTGCAGATGTTGGATTTCGGGTCATTGCTCCGGATTTCAGAGGCTATGGGCTGTCCGAACAGCCACCTGAACCAGAGAAAGCATCCTCCAATGACCTTATTGACGATCTCCTTGCTTTGATCGATTGCTTTAACATTCCTAAG GTTTTTCTTATTGGGAAGGATTTTGGAGCCCAAACAGCTCACATGTTTGCTGTTCTTCATCCGGAAAGGGTGTCTGGAGTTGTAGCATTAGGCGTGCCTTTCATTGTCCCCGGAACATTCCGTCTTGATCCATTCCCAGGAGGCTTCTACATGAGGAGGTGGCAG GAGCCCGGAAGAGCCGAAGCTGATTTCGGTCGTTTCGATGTGAAGACAGTAGTACGAAACATCTACATTCTCTTCTCTGGAAGTGAACTTCCAGTGGCCGGGGATGATCAGGAGATCATGGACCTGGTTGATCCGTCTACTCCTTTACCACCCTGGTTCACACAAGATGATCTCAAGGCATATGCAAGTTTATATGAGAAATCTGGATTCCGTTACCCATTGCAAGTTCCATATAG ATCATTACCATTGGTGGAGGAGTCGAGTGTAACAGATCCAAAAGTTCAGGTGCCGACACTGCTGATCATGGGCGGAAAGGATTACATTCTGAAATTCCCAGGAATAGAAGACTACATCAAGAGTGGAAAGATGAAGGACAATGTCCCGGATTTGGAAATCATTTTCTTACCTGAAGGGACTCATTTTGTTCAAGAACAGCTACCAGACCAGGTGAACCCGCACATAGTCGCCTTCCTCAATAAACAGAGGCCAGAACTGATCTGA